The nucleotide sequence CGGCATCACCTACAAACAACAATTCACTGTCTAAAGATAGCTGCCACACTGACAACGAGGCATTCAGCGTTTCATCAATAAAGCCCCGCAGACCGGCTTCAACCCCCGTTGAACGAACCAGCGGATCTACCCCGTCTACAGCATCGCCAGAACTAGGGTCTACGTGAATGGTGGTGCCCCTGGCATCGTTAGAGTGTAACCCTTGCCCTGCTGACCCATACAGTTCCCATTCGGGGGTCAAAGTGTATACCGCACTGGCTTTTAACGACGTGATGTCATCACTGGCCGTACCGCTATTCGGTGATAAATCAACGCCATTTGCATTAACACCGGCTAAGTCTTGCACGTCAAAATCAAAATAATCGTAACGCAAGCCAAGCACTGTGCGTAAGTTTTGTGTCCAGTAGGTTTGGTTATTCACATAAACACCCACACTCGACTCTGTTACCTCGTCACGACGAATGACGCCCAAACGCTGTCGGGCTTGCGTGTGATACAAACCCACTTCATCGATATCATCTATTCGCACTTGCGTGCCAATAGTGGTGGTAGAGGGCTGGCCAAATAGGGTGTGATCTTGCCAATAACTGACCTCACCGCCATATACAGTGCGGTCGTCCACTTGTTCAAACTGGTCGCCATTTTCAGGGTCATCAAGAAAATACGTAAAATTGGACCACAAGTTCATGCTGTACGACATCACATAAGCATTTGCGACCACGTTGTCGCCGCGCCAATTCGCGCAAAGACTGTAACGATCCGATTGCCCTCCCACAGTGGTATCTAAAGACCCTAATTCATCAATTAGCCCGCTTTCTACTGCGCGCTCGGGGATTTGATCAGCGCTGTTCCAGCTGTTGTCATAACCCATAAAGGTGAGGCTGAATTCGCCCTTTTCTTGCTTATTCACCCATTTGGCTAACACATTGGTTTTATCCACGTCTTCGTCAATATCGCTCCAGGGGCCATCGTAGGTATTGCGTTCACCCGCCAAAACGACGCGGTTTGTGTCATTAATGGTGACATCTCCTAAGCCAACTAACCGTAGAAAGTTATCTTCTCCAACTGTCGCACTCATGAGAGGGGTAGAGGCCTGGTTAATGGTCGTTAACGTTGCACTACCGGCACCACTGAAGTCGCCTACGTCAGCGTAGTACACGCCCTTTTTATAGTTGAGAGACTGCACGGCTTCTGGGATAACAAAATTAAGGTCGGTGTAGCCTTGCCCATGACCATGGGTGCGCATATTCACCGGCATGCCATCAACAAAAGTGGCAAAGTCAGTGCCATGATCTAAATTGAAACCGCGTAAAAAATATTGATTCGCTTTGCCCGTGCCGCTGTGCTGTGTCACGACCATGCCCGGAATGAACTCCAGTATTTCACCGGTGCGTAAAATTGGGCGTAGTTGAATTTCTTCCTGGCCCACAACCCCTTGCGATGCTGAAATAGCTTCTCCCACTAAGCTAACTTGTCGGCCAGACACGGTGACTTTTTCAATATCATGGCTGTTGCCTTCGTGAGCATTAGCTTGTAAAGCGGCAAGAACAAGCAGAGCTATGGGCGTTTTTTTCACAATAGTTCCTTAATGGGTATACGTTAATTGGGCACTTTCTGGTAACGTGCATTTTTGTATTATTACTGCCTTTACTAAAACCTATAAGAGGTCGGTGTTCGTGAAAGAGCTTTATCGGGGATTAAGTCAGTGGCTAGGCGGAAAACCTTCGCAACACAGCCTCCCTGCATTAGGTGGGCGTGAAATAGACGTCCTTAAGGTGTTGTGGCAACACGGAGAGCTAAGTGCTCAGGAAGTGCTTACCTTTTTTGCTAATGAGCAACTCTCGCTGAGTACAATGCAAAGTACGCTGGAACGCTTGTTTCGTAAAAATATGCTTACCCGCTACAAGCAGGGGCGCTCGTACCGCTATGCGCCAGCATTATCTCAAAGCACCGTGGTCAGCCGCTTGATGGGGGAAATTGCCGACCAGTTAGGTAATGGTGAATCCCAGGTGATAGTCAGTGGTTTCATGTCGTATATTGAAGGGCAAACGTCAAAAGAAGAGGCAGAAAAGCTGTCTTCTTACCTTCCTTCTCATGAGGAGAAGGATGACTGATACGAGTTTTCTCGCCCATCTCGCCTCCTGGCTGTTACTGTCATTACTCTTATCTTGGTGCGTGGCGGGATGTTGGCGGGTAGCAAACACACAACGTGTGCCGTTTTCACCAGATGTACAAGTAAAACTGCTTTTTACTTTAGTGTGGCTTCCCTTTGCTTGTGCGGCATTTAGCCTTATTATTAATGAACTGCCCCCTATAAGCCGCTATTTAGTGGGTGAACATTGCCATGAAAGTCATTGTGGGCCTCATGACTTATACATACCCACGTCATCGACTTTAGGTGCGGGGGTGTTAGCCTTTGCCATTGGTTTGCTGTGTGTCACTATTGTGATGATGGCGCGCCAATTGTACCTGAATAAACGCTTTCACCAGTTATTACAGCTTGCCAGTGCCCGCTCTCCTGCCAATTCTTGTAAGAGTGCCAGTGGCCCACAGGCTGATATGAAGCAATTTTATCAGCGAGTAGACAGTCAGGTGCCTTCTGCTTGGTGCGCGGGGTTGTTGCGCCCACAAATATACGTGTCGCAGGGGTTAGTGGAAAAGTTGACGGATAATCAGCTTAACTTGGTGCTGTTGCATGAGTTTAATCACGTACGCCAATTAGACAATATTAAGCTAATGTGCGTGCGTTATTTTATGATCCTCTGGCCAAAGCGCTGGCGCACAGCCTATCGTCATGCCTTCATTAATGGCTTAGAACTGAGAAGCGATATGTTCGCTTTACACAATGCGGGGCATTGCGCTTCCCTTGACGATTTACCTCTATGCGTTTGCCAACAAGCAGGAGAGCAGGGCGCAAGCAGCGAAAGGCGCGAGCGGTTAAATCGGCTATTAACCCAGCCCCAAAATACGCTGATGCAGTATGCGGTAAGTTATATCTCTGTGTTTGTTTTTGGCATGATACTTACCTTGATTGCTGTTGCCGTGGGACACCCGCTTATGGAATTTCTATTGCAGTAATTTTCATGCTGTGTGGATCGGTGCTCGAGGTCGACGACAGTTAACGCCTTTTTTCGCAACTAAATCTTAACGCGCCTTTTAAGGTTCGAAATACGCAAAATACCCCATGCTTATCACCGCTATATGTGTTTATACTGAGGTATTAATCTTTAGTATAATCGGCACGTTTAAGTTGGTTGGATGGCGTTTATGTACACGGTGTTAGTTGTTGATGATTCACCCGATTCCTTAAGCTTAATTAACGATATCCTTGAAAAGGAAGGGATAAGCACACTTGTGGCATTAGAGGGTAGCCAAGCTATTACCATTGCTGAACAAATCAAACCAGACATCATTTTACTTGATGCCATGATGCCCAAATTAGATGGCTTCGAAACCTGTACACGGCTAAAACAAAACAGAGAATTACAGCACATTCCCGTTATCTTTATGACAGGCTTAACCGACTCTGAAAGCACGTTAAAGGGGCTAAATGCTGGTGGTGTGGACTACATTGTTAAGCCGGTCAATCCCGATGAACTGGTGGCGCGTATCAAAATTCACGCGAACAATGCGCAAATCACATCGAGTGCACAGCAAGCGTTAGATTCTATGGGGCAAAATTTATTTGCTGTTAATCAAGCAGGAGAACTGCTTTGGGCTACGCCTCAAACTCACGACTTTCTATCCAATATCCCCTTCGCCGATGATTGGTTTAACGACAGTTTAATCCCTGCGGTGAAGCATGTTTTGCTAACACCCGGGCAGCATGATGTTGTGCAACAGGTATCCTATGAAGGTGGCGAATGTGAACTGGCATTGGTGTCTCAACGGGAAAACGGAGACAGTATCTTTCGCGTTAATCACGCCGTAAAGGCCATGTCGGGCGAAGAAAAACTGAAAGCGACACTTAACTTAACCGGTCGAGAATCAGAAGTGCTTTACTGGTTATCCAATGGTAAAACCAATAAAGAAATTGCACAAATTCTCGATATTGGGCCGCGCACGGTGAATAAACATTTGGAGCAAGTATTCGCTAAGTTAGGGGTAGAAAATAGAACCACAGCCGCAGGGATAGCCATCCGTGCGCTGGCAGTGAACTAGCTTTGGCTATGTCACAGCGTCATTCCGTTGACCCGTTACAGCAGGCGTACTCGCATTTCGAAAAAGGAGACGTTCAACAGGCCCATAAAGGGTGTGTGTCTTTAATTCAAGCGGGCGAAAAGGTCGGCGAAGCGTATCATTTACTGGCGCAAATCAACGTTAGCATAGGGCAGCTGCATAAGGCGGCAGAACTCTGTAAACACGCCATTGCGCAAAAAAACCTAGTAGAGTTTCGTGTTCTATTGTGCCGGGTTTACGCGTTACTAGGCCAAACCGACGGTGTAATTGCCATTGCCAATACGGTGCAAGTTGATGAGATTCAAACGCCTATTCAGGCCGATACCCTAGGCGTAGCCTTATCTACGTGTAACGAACATGCTCGCGCGCTGGTGTACTTTTCTGCGGCGGTTAACGCCCCAAACCCTAAGCCAAGTTTTCTTTATAACTATGCGGTTTCAAGTAAGTTTTGTGGTGAACTTGAACAAGCAAAGAAAGCCCTTTGGCGAGTGCTAGATGATGAGCCAACCTATTACAAAGCGCATTTTGCGCTGTCTGAATTGACAAAAGGCGATGAAATACGCCGTCACTTAGCACAATTAAAGCAAAAGCTAGATAATGATGCGCAACCGTTAGAAGCGCGGCTGCATTTAAGCCACAGCCTAGCGCGGGAATTAGAGAAACAACAGGATTATACCCAAGCCTTTGACGTATTAACTCAGGCAAAGCAAGAGAAGCAGAAGCACCTTCCTTACGACGCGTCGGCCGACCGGGAGGTTTTTGCTTATTTACAAGCAGCCTTTGCGTCAAATGGGCATATTTCGCCTTCGTCACCTTCTTCACAAAGCACGACTCGACCCATTTTTGTCGTAGGCATGCCGCGTTCTGGCACAACCTTGGTAGAACGCATTTTAAGTAGCCATCAGCAGGTCAGTTCCGGTGGTGAATTACAGGATTTCAGTACCCTGTTAAAGCAGATGTCGGGCAGCCAAAGCCTTAATGTTTTAGACGTCACCACGTTAAAACAGGCGGAAAGTATCGACTACAATAAGCTTGCGCAGGCATACCTTGCGCGAACACAGCACATAGGTAATAGCGCCCACTTCGTCGATAAGCTCCCATTCAATTTTTTCTATCTTCCGTATATTCGCCGTGCTTTTCCCAACGCAAAAATTATTTGCTTACAGCGAAACCCAATGGACACCTGTGTGGGGAACTTCCGCCAGTTATTTAGTATCCACAACCCACATTATCATTACACCCACAGTCTACTTTCCTGTGCGTCTTTCTACCGCCAATGCATGAATTGGGTAGAGCACTGGCAGGCAATAGAAGGTGAGAATTTTATGTTGCTGAACTACGAAGCCTTGGTGACTCATCCAAGACAGCACATTGCTGACTTGCTCAAGTTTTGTGAATTATCGTGGGACGAAAATTGTTTACACATGCAAGGGAACACTGCGCCTGTGTCAACGGCCAGCAAAATGCAGGTGAAAATGCCCATCAACCAGCAGTGGATAGGTCGTTGGCAACGTTACAAGCCCCACACCAATGCCTTAGAGGCAGTCTTTCAGCAATAAGTTAAATTCGGCGTCATTTAATTAACAAATCTTTAACTATCTGATTTGGCAGAAAAAGTGCGTTAAATGACGTAGTCGGAATAGGAATAATGCCAGTACTCGTTGCAACCTAGCAAGCCCATAATAATCCTGCAAATAAAATAAGAACCCATCGCAAATTGATCATCCAATGCAGCGTCCAGCAGTTATCTGCATGTCAAACGAGGGTAAAGTTCACAGGCAATTACGAGTACACCACTATGAAAAGCATTGAACGAAATAAAAAGAATCGCATAGCTGCAGCAATCACCGCCGCATTAGTACCAATGGCATCGGCCATCGTTGCGCCAGGGGTAGCGGCACAAGAAGTGAATGACGCTGAAAAAGCTGTTGCTCTAGAAACCATAGAAGTCACGGCAACGCGACGGGCAGGGTCATTGCAAGAAGTCCCTATTAATATTTCTGCCGTTACAAACGACTTAATGGAGCAACAAGATTTAGAAGAACTCGAAGATATTGCACGTTGGGTACCTGGTTTAACGGTAAACGATCAAGGTGGACGTTCAGAATCGCCTATTATTGTTCGCGGCCTTAACACCAATTCATCTGGCCCAGGTTCAAATGGCGGCACAGTCGCAACCTACGTGGGCGAAATTCCGTTGTTCATGAATTTACGCTTACTTGATATCGACAGAGTAGAGGTTTTGATTGGGCCACAAGGTACCTTGTATGGTGCGGGAACACTTGGTGGCGCAATACGTTATATCCCTAAAAAAGTAGATTTAGACTTCGTTTCAGGATCGGTGAATGGTGACCTATATCAAACCAATGAAAGCGAGAGCATGGGGGGAGAGGCTGGATTTGTATTTAATGCGCCTATTATGGAAGGTACCCTTGGTTTTCGTGCTGCTTTTAACTATTCAGATGACCCAGGATTCATCGACTACGATTATTTAGTGCGTGAGTCTGGCACCTCATTGCCGGACCCAGATTTTACCGATCAAGCTGAAGTGGATGCGAACCTTTATAGCGTTGAAGATGGAAACACCTTCGAGCAAACAGCGGCAAAAGTACAGTTACGCTGGGTGCCCACAGATTGGCTAGATACTACACTTTCCTATTTCTACCAAAAAGATGATATTGGTGCTCGTTCTACCGTGCACTATCAGTCTTTGGGTGATGAAAACCCCATCGGAGATTTAGTGGGAAAATATGACGCCGCCTATCGTTTTCTTGAACCCATGGAGCGTGAAAACGAGTTGTTAAGTTTAGAAGTGGAAGCCGACTTAGGCTTCGCTACCTTGGTTTCTGCTACCGGTTCATCTAAGACCACCCGTGATTCTAATTCAGACGTTACCGATTTATTGATTCGTTTAAATTTTGGTTATGAAGAGTTCCCCGCATTTTCAGGGTTAACAACCAGCACCAGTGAAGACGAAAATTTAACTCAAGAACTTCGTTTAGTGAGTAATAGCGACGGCCCGTTAAGCTGGATAGTGGGCGCTTATTACAACAAGAACGACTACAACCGTAACTACAGGGAAGAAGTGGAGGGGTTTGATGAGTTCGCTATTGAAACCTGGGGCGCCACAGGGCCACTTCGTCCAGACAGTATTGAGTACATTTCTTATGGTATCGACCAAATAAAAGAACAAGCATTCTTTGGTGAGATTAGCTATGCGTTCAATGACAAACTGGATATTACCCTAGGCTTACGTCAATACAAATACGAAGTAGAAACCGAATCAGATACTGACCTACCTCTCTACTATACGGTTTTTACAGGCCGAGATCCCGACTCTATCCTTTTTGAGCCGAATACAGCGGAAGGCGATGATGATGGAAATTTATTTAAATTCAACGCCAGTTATGCATTTTCGTCAGACGTGATGGGATATGTCACTGTAAGTGAAGGGTTTAGAATTGGCGGTGTTAACGCCGTAGCAGCCTGTCCGCCTAATGTTGATGATATTACCAATCAGCTTATCTGTGCATTACCTGACGAGGCCATGTACGACGCAGATACCACAACAAACTATGAAGCTGGTATAAAAACATCATGGTTTAAAAGTCGCTTTACTTTCAACGTTGCAGCCTTCAACGTTGACTGGGAAGATCCTCAAGTGTCGGGTATAACCGAAAATGGTGCTGTGGGTATTCTCACCAATGCTAAAGGGGCAAATGCGAAAGGGGTGGAAATCAGTTCTCGCGCTACGTTAAGCGACGACCTTACGATGTATGCTGCCTATTCTTACGCAAAAACCGAGATGACCGACGATGCATTTGGAATATTCGGGAGTACAGGTGACACTGTGTACGAGGGAGATAGACTGCCAGGCTCTCCTGAGCACCAAATTTCAATTGGCCTGAATTACACCACTGAATTGTGGAACCGCCTGCTAGATCTTAGTTATGGCTTTACTGCACAAAGTGACGTGTACTCTACGTTAGGTTTGCGTAATTATGGTGAAGAATTACCGGGATATGGGTTGAGTAATATCAGCGCCAAGCTGTCTGATGAAGCGTGGAGCGTTACCTTTTATGTAAACAACCTGTTCGATAAATATGCCTTTACCTCTGCTTCACGGAATTGGGGTGATATTGAATACGGTAACCGAGGTAGTGACCTACAGCGAAGCTATGCACACTATATTTTAACGCCTCGTACAGTAGGTCTTAAATTTAGCTACCAGTTTGGAATGTAGTGATTGTGGAATGAAACAATACGGCTCAGCGTTTAGCTGAGCCCAAATAATAAATGTAAGGAAAGCAAAGTGATTACACGTTCTCGTATTCTTGGCGCAGTGTTAAGCGGTTTACTTATGTGTTCGCTAGGGGCATCTGTGTATGCGGAAGATACCGACACGCCCATGCCTGATAGCTTTAAAGAAAAAACCAAAGGCATATCCGAAGAAAAACTAGAAATCTTGGACTCGCCTCTCCCTACCATGTTGTTAGGTACCATGGAGCGTTTTTATAAGTCGATGGAAGGAAAGTCGGCTGAAGAAATTGAAGCGTACCTCGACGGAATGATTGAGGTGGCGGAAGCGGGAAAATTTAACCCGGAAACAGACATGGCGTCTATTCCGCTTAATACCGAAGCAAAAGGGTTTAACGGGTGGAAAGCGAAGCGCCCTAAAAGCCTCAACCCAGAAAGAGAGCCAGGTCCCATTCATTTAAGCCGTTATATGAGTAGTCGTTCTGGTGGCGTAAAAACCTTCGCCAACGCGCCCCTTGCCATTTATCCTGAAGACTTAATTGCCGGCAATGTGGATATCGCTATAGTGGGTGCCCCACTAGATATGGGTTCTTATTATCGTGGGCAAAAGTTCGGCCCTCAAGCCATGCGTAATGAGTATGGTGCAGGTGGGATTGATATGAGCACTATGGTGAACCCTAGCAAGGTACTGAGTATCGTGGATTATGGTGATATTGCTATTGATAACATGAGCACCGAACTTTCGGTACAGCATGTGCGCGAACGAGTCAGAGAAATTGCTGAAACTGGCACCATGCCTTTTATTGTGGGCGGCGATCACAGCTTAGAGTACCCGGACATTGCTGCGTTAGCGGATGTGCATGGTAAGGGAAGCTTTGGCGTGGTTCACTTCGATTCGCACTATGATGCGGGTAAAAACCAAGCGCACTGGTTAACGCACGGGCAACCGGTTTACCGAGCGGTAAAAGAAGGGCATGTAAAACCAGAAAACTTCATTCAAATTGGTTTGCGTGGGCCTTGGCCTGGTCCAGAAGGCTTCGAATGGATGCGTAATAACGGTATGCGTTATCACACCATGGCAGAAGTAGAGAAAAAAGGTTGGAAGCAGGTGATGGACACGGCGCTTAAAGAAGCCCGTGAAAATGTAGATAAACTCTATATCTCATTTGACGTGGATGTTATCGACCCTGCCTTTATACCGGGTACCGGTACGCCAGTACCTGGCGGCTTAACCATGCGTGAAGCCATTCCTATCGTGCGAGGCTTATGCGCACAAAACGATATTATTGGGTTTGAAATTGTAGAGCTCGACCCCTTGTTAGATCCAACCTATCGTTCAGCGCTTAATTCAAACTTTATTCTTCATGCGTGTTTAACCGGCGTGGCAATGCGAAAAGAAGGCATAGAAGACCCGTATTACCTTTCTGATTTAACCACAGAACATAGGCAACCAGAAGCCGGTGAAAAAGCACGGAAAGAAGGGCTTAGGGAGGAAGTCGACCCTAACTACGCCAAGCCGAAGAACTAGGTATAAAACAGTGAAAAGCCGGTTGCATCAATGACCGGCTTTTTTGCCAAAAAGAATAAGAAAGCAGGTGCAGTACATATGTTGAAGGTATTAATTCGTGATCCACTGGTGATGTTTTTAGGCTTAGGGGTCATTGTTTTTGGCCTTTATTACGGCCTTGAAAACGATGATAGTGATGCCGTTGAACTGAGTGAATCGAATAGAAACGTATTTGCTGAGCAATTTGAATTACTGACCGGTCGCCAAGCCACGCAAGCCGACTTAGCAAAAATTGAAGACGACTATATTCGCGAAGAAGTACTTTTTCGTGAAGCTATTGATGCAGGTATGCACCTGATTGACCCCGAAGTTCGCGAAAAACTGGTTCAGGAAATGCGTTACCAGATAACCGGCTATTTACCTGACCCAGACGAAGCTAAATTAGTGGCATATTATCTTAAGCATATAGACCGCTACTACGTAGAACCCACCTACAGCTTTCAGCATGTATTTTTTGAACAGCTTCCCGATAACAGTGAGGAAATTTTAGCAAAACTCACCCGTGGCGAGGAAGTGAAAGGGGATGAGTTCTGGCGTGGCAGATTAATGCCTGCCTATGGTGTAAGCATGATAAGAGGCATGTTCGGCAAAGCTTTTTTAGACACCATGGATAAGCATGCCTTTAGTGAATGGTATGGCCCTCAGGAATCACTTTTAGGGTGGCATTTTGTCAAGGTTACGCATTCAACGCCTCGATCGCCACTCACCTTTGACGAAGCAAAAATGCAGGTGACGAACGACTACGTGGTAGACCGGCTCGATAGTGCAGTGAAAGACTACATTGATGATTTAGGCGACAAATACCGCATTATTAAGCACGTTAAGGAGTAGCCACATGCTAAGAAATACAGCCATTTTTGTGTGCTTATTGTTTTGCGTGTTTCCGTTAAATGCGGATGTATTTTCGGCGGCAGAATTAAGATTATCCGATGGCGAAATGGAAAATACCTACCAATTTACCGCGCAGCTTCCTACCTCGCTTGCCAGCAGTAAAACCCTTCAGTTGCCCAGCTACTGCCAGGTAGAAACGGTAAATCAGCAACGGTTAGGCAGCAACACGATACTGAGTTATGAATTTGCCTGTACGGACGAACTCGGTGACGGCGCTGAAATTATTACGCCATGGTATTTAGACGGCGCCAATTTAAGAGTGAATACGCAATCGAGCAACTTTAGCCTTACCCTTAAGCGTTCATTGAATACCATGGTGGTGCCCATGGTACAGCCCGGCGCACTGACGTTATCGAAGGGGCAAACCATTAAACGGTATTTGTGGCAAGGTATGCTGCATATTTGGTTTGGATGGGACCACCTCGCTTTTGTGCTTTGCCTATGTTTATTGGCCCGTGGTTATAAACTATTGGGGCTAGTGAGTACATTTACGCTTGCCCACTCTCTTACCCTTGCTCTGTCTTATTTTGAACTTGTCACCCTTCCTATTGCGCCCGTTGAAGTATTAATTGCCTTGTCAATTTGCTTAATGGCGCGCGAAGCAATTCTATGCAATCGAAACGCAAGAAAGGTAGCAATGACAGCCAGTTTGGGCGTTGTCGCCCTATTCGGTTTAATCCACGGGTTGGGTTTTGCTAGTGCGTTAGGCGAGCTAGGGGTACCGCAAAATGAAATTACATTGGCACTCTTGTTTTTTAATATTGGGGTGGAAGTCGGCCAGGTGGTGTTTATTGGTGTTATCTACGCGGTTGGCGCGTTGTTCACCAAAACCCCGTACGCCGACCAGATGCGTTACAGCGTGTTAATGGGAGTAGGTACCCTGGGCATGTTTTGGGTTATTGAACGCATTAATGGTTTTGGTGGGGGGATTATTTAACCTGTCTTCAAGAGACGGTTAAAGCACCATTAATCAGCCTGATATAGAAAGGGAGAGATGGGGTATTTAACTGGGGGATATGACTTATTGTTTGGTATTTAAGCGACTTTTATAGTGGTACTACGTTCACTTTTAACGTCCTTAATAATGAAATTAAAAACTCTTCTACTCGCTACCAGTTGGGCAGCGTTATCTTCTTTCTCGGTGCAAGCGCTTCAAGAAACTGCCGAGAAAGAGGAGGTGCAATCACCTCCTTCGCTGCCCGGTGAGGTTCATTCAAAAATAGATTCCGCCACGCCAGGCCTTATGCCTGTTAAGCCATTAAAAGACGTACCCGAGGATATTCTTGCGTTACTTGATGCATTGCCCGAAGCCAAGCGAGAGTTTGTGCTTAGTGGAAAAGGCGCGAGCGTACTTAAACCCG is from Alteromonas australica and encodes:
- a CDS encoding BlaI/MecI/CopY family transcriptional regulator, which codes for MKELYRGLSQWLGGKPSQHSLPALGGREIDVLKVLWQHGELSAQEVLTFFANEQLSLSTMQSTLERLFRKNMLTRYKQGRSYRYAPALSQSTVVSRLMGEIADQLGNGESQVIVSGFMSYIEGQTSKEEAEKLSSYLPSHEEKDD
- a CDS encoding response regulator, with product MYTVLVVDDSPDSLSLINDILEKEGISTLVALEGSQAITIAEQIKPDIILLDAMMPKLDGFETCTRLKQNRELQHIPVIFMTGLTDSESTLKGLNAGGVDYIVKPVNPDELVARIKIHANNAQITSSAQQALDSMGQNLFAVNQAGELLWATPQTHDFLSNIPFADDWFNDSLIPAVKHVLLTPGQHDVVQQVSYEGGECELALVSQRENGDSIFRVNHAVKAMSGEEKLKATLNLTGRESEVLYWLSNGKTNKEIAQILDIGPRTVNKHLEQVFAKLGVENRTTAAGIAIRALAVN
- a CDS encoding TonB-dependent receptor — encoded protein: MKKTPIALLVLAALQANAHEGNSHDIEKVTVSGRQVSLVGEAISASQGVVGQEEIQLRPILRTGEILEFIPGMVVTQHSGTGKANQYFLRGFNLDHGTDFATFVDGMPVNMRTHGHGQGYTDLNFVIPEAVQSLNYKKGVYYADVGDFSGAGSATLTTINQASTPLMSATVGEDNFLRLVGLGDVTINDTNRVVLAGERNTYDGPWSDIDEDVDKTNVLAKWVNKQEKGEFSLTFMGYDNSWNSADQIPERAVESGLIDELGSLDTTVGGQSDRYSLCANWRGDNVVANAYVMSYSMNLWSNFTYFLDDPENGDQFEQVDDRTVYGGEVSYWQDHTLFGQPSTTTIGTQVRIDDIDEVGLYHTQARQRLGVIRRDEVTESSVGVYVNNQTYWTQNLRTVLGLRYDYFDFDVQDLAGVNANGVDLSPNSGTASDDITSLKASAVYTLTPEWELYGSAGQGLHSNDARGTTIHVDPSSGDAVDGVDPLVRSTGVEAGLRGFIDETLNASLSVWQLSLDSELLFVGDAGNTEASRASKRKGAEVALYYQLDHNWSIDLEYAYTDAEFTDAAPEGDHIPGAIKNVVQAGVSAHFDNGLFGSLRARHFGERPLVEDNSITSDASTVFNLRAGYKMNNWVLQLDVLNLTDSDAHDIDYYYASRLSTDAQGTETDDIHYHVIEPRTLRATVMYRF
- a CDS encoding tetratricopeptide repeat-containing sulfotransferase family protein; the encoded protein is MSQRHSVDPLQQAYSHFEKGDVQQAHKGCVSLIQAGEKVGEAYHLLAQINVSIGQLHKAAELCKHAIAQKNLVEFRVLLCRVYALLGQTDGVIAIANTVQVDEIQTPIQADTLGVALSTCNEHARALVYFSAAVNAPNPKPSFLYNYAVSSKFCGELEQAKKALWRVLDDEPTYYKAHFALSELTKGDEIRRHLAQLKQKLDNDAQPLEARLHLSHSLARELEKQQDYTQAFDVLTQAKQEKQKHLPYDASADREVFAYLQAAFASNGHISPSSPSSQSTTRPIFVVGMPRSGTTLVERILSSHQQVSSGGELQDFSTLLKQMSGSQSLNVLDVTTLKQAESIDYNKLAQAYLARTQHIGNSAHFVDKLPFNFFYLPYIRRAFPNAKIICLQRNPMDTCVGNFRQLFSIHNPHYHYTHSLLSCASFYRQCMNWVEHWQAIEGENFMLLNYEALVTHPRQHIADLLKFCELSWDENCLHMQGNTAPVSTASKMQVKMPINQQWIGRWQRYKPHTNALEAVFQQ
- a CDS encoding M56 family metallopeptidase → MTDTSFLAHLASWLLLSLLLSWCVAGCWRVANTQRVPFSPDVQVKLLFTLVWLPFACAAFSLIINELPPISRYLVGEHCHESHCGPHDLYIPTSSTLGAGVLAFAIGLLCVTIVMMARQLYLNKRFHQLLQLASARSPANSCKSASGPQADMKQFYQRVDSQVPSAWCAGLLRPQIYVSQGLVEKLTDNQLNLVLLHEFNHVRQLDNIKLMCVRYFMILWPKRWRTAYRHAFINGLELRSDMFALHNAGHCASLDDLPLCVCQQAGEQGASSERRERLNRLLTQPQNTLMQYAVSYISVFVFGMILTLIAVAVGHPLMEFLLQ
- a CDS encoding TonB-dependent receptor; this translates as MKSIERNKKNRIAAAITAALVPMASAIVAPGVAAQEVNDAEKAVALETIEVTATRRAGSLQEVPINISAVTNDLMEQQDLEELEDIARWVPGLTVNDQGGRSESPIIVRGLNTNSSGPGSNGGTVATYVGEIPLFMNLRLLDIDRVEVLIGPQGTLYGAGTLGGAIRYIPKKVDLDFVSGSVNGDLYQTNESESMGGEAGFVFNAPIMEGTLGFRAAFNYSDDPGFIDYDYLVRESGTSLPDPDFTDQAEVDANLYSVEDGNTFEQTAAKVQLRWVPTDWLDTTLSYFYQKDDIGARSTVHYQSLGDENPIGDLVGKYDAAYRFLEPMERENELLSLEVEADLGFATLVSATGSSKTTRDSNSDVTDLLIRLNFGYEEFPAFSGLTTSTSEDENLTQELRLVSNSDGPLSWIVGAYYNKNDYNRNYREEVEGFDEFAIETWGATGPLRPDSIEYISYGIDQIKEQAFFGEISYAFNDKLDITLGLRQYKYEVETESDTDLPLYYTVFTGRDPDSILFEPNTAEGDDDGNLFKFNASYAFSSDVMGYVTVSEGFRIGGVNAVAACPPNVDDITNQLICALPDEAMYDADTTTNYEAGIKTSWFKSRFTFNVAAFNVDWEDPQVSGITENGAVGILTNAKGANAKGVEISSRATLSDDLTMYAAYSYAKTEMTDDAFGIFGSTGDTVYEGDRLPGSPEHQISIGLNYTTELWNRLLDLSYGFTAQSDVYSTLGLRNYGEELPGYGLSNISAKLSDEAWSVTFYVNNLFDKYAFTSASRNWGDIEYGNRGSDLQRSYAHYILTPRTVGLKFSYQFGM
- a CDS encoding agmatinase family protein translates to MITRSRILGAVLSGLLMCSLGASVYAEDTDTPMPDSFKEKTKGISEEKLEILDSPLPTMLLGTMERFYKSMEGKSAEEIEAYLDGMIEVAEAGKFNPETDMASIPLNTEAKGFNGWKAKRPKSLNPEREPGPIHLSRYMSSRSGGVKTFANAPLAIYPEDLIAGNVDIAIVGAPLDMGSYYRGQKFGPQAMRNEYGAGGIDMSTMVNPSKVLSIVDYGDIAIDNMSTELSVQHVRERVREIAETGTMPFIVGGDHSLEYPDIAALADVHGKGSFGVVHFDSHYDAGKNQAHWLTHGQPVYRAVKEGHVKPENFIQIGLRGPWPGPEGFEWMRNNGMRYHTMAEVEKKGWKQVMDTALKEARENVDKLYISFDVDVIDPAFIPGTGTPVPGGLTMREAIPIVRGLCAQNDIIGFEIVELDPLLDPTYRSALNSNFILHACLTGVAMRKEGIEDPYYLSDLTTEHRQPEAGEKARKEGLREEVDPNYAKPKN